Proteins encoded within one genomic window of Bacteroides sedimenti:
- a CDS encoding N-acetylmuramoyl-L-alanine amidase, with protein sequence MSCRREINLLVVHCSATRADLDFSEADLERSHRKQGFNGIGYHFYIRKDGFIASTRPVEKPGAHARGHNANSIGICYEGGLNAAGKPADTRTMWQKRSLRALVNVLHMDYPHSRVVGHRDLSPDLDGDGIIEKHEWLKQCPCFDVANEFKNLEK encoded by the coding sequence ATGAGCTGCAGGAGAGAGATTAACCTCCTTGTGGTGCACTGCTCTGCCACCCGGGCCGACCTCGATTTTTCCGAGGCCGACCTGGAGCGGAGCCATCGCAAGCAAGGTTTCAACGGCATAGGCTACCACTTCTACATTCGCAAGGATGGCTTCATAGCCTCTACCCGACCGGTGGAGAAGCCCGGAGCTCATGCCCGCGGACACAACGCCAACAGTATAGGCATCTGCTATGAAGGTGGATTAAACGCTGCCGGAAAGCCTGCCGATACACGCACCATGTGGCAGAAAAGATCACTGCGTGCACTGGTAAATGTATTGCATATGGACTACCCCCACAGCCGGGTGGTTGGTCACCGAGACCTAAGCCCCGACCTGGACGGAGACGGTATTATAGAGAAACACGAATGGCTGAAGCAGTGCCCCTGCTTTGATGTTGCTAACGAATTTAAAAACCTTGAAAAATGA
- a CDS encoding HU family DNA-binding protein, which produces MSVGFSVVPRKNPSKIDDEPKFYAQAQARGDMDFDEICDDVDSRCTVTKADITASLNGVIKTMKMALGRGEIVRLGDFGSFQISVSSHGAETEKEFNSSMIRKARISFRPGKALSKMLKALDFHQVAKLPIAPQPIPIPEKGE; this is translated from the coding sequence ATGTCAGTAGGATTTTCAGTAGTTCCCAGAAAGAATCCGTCAAAGATTGACGATGAACCTAAGTTTTACGCACAGGCACAAGCACGTGGCGACATGGATTTCGACGAAATCTGCGACGATGTGGACAGTCGTTGCACCGTGACCAAGGCAGATATTACCGCCTCGCTAAACGGAGTTATCAAAACCATGAAAATGGCCCTGGGCCGCGGAGAGATTGTACGGTTGGGCGATTTTGGAAGTTTCCAAATTTCGGTTAGCAGCCACGGTGCCGAAACCGAGAAGGAGTTCAACAGCAGTATGATTCGCAAAGCGCGCATCAGCTTCCGCCCTGGCAAAGCGCTTTCTAAGATGCTCAAGGCTCTGGATTTTCACCAGGTGGCCAAGCTGCCTATTGCCCCGCAACCCATTCCTATACCTGAAAAAGGTGAGTAA
- a CDS encoding T9SS type A sorting domain-containing protein, translated as MKKLVLLILLFTMGIASFGKNWRITNSGFTFSPSTLTISFGDSVDFSLAGIHTVQEVDQNTWNSNDITPLPGGFSTPFGGGQVLPDKLTVGTHYYVCTVHVGTTGMKGIIIVKNATGIDQNNANNNISIYPNPTNSTIHFKLNISESEIFSLKIFNIAGQKIMESKVQNGENNVDVRSLPDGLYYLIIASNDKLLYRTKFTVIK; from the coding sequence ATGAAAAAATTAGTACTCCTTATTTTGCTATTTACAATGGGAATAGCAAGTTTTGGTAAAAACTGGAGAATCACAAATTCGGGATTTACATTTAGTCCGTCTACTTTAACAATAAGCTTTGGCGATAGTGTTGATTTTAGCCTAGCCGGTATTCATACTGTCCAGGAAGTTGATCAAAACACATGGAATTCAAACGATATCACACCCCTTCCCGGAGGTTTCTCTACGCCCTTTGGTGGTGGACAGGTACTGCCGGACAAGCTTACTGTTGGGACACATTATTATGTTTGTACTGTGCATGTAGGCACCACCGGAATGAAAGGGATTATTATTGTTAAGAATGCTACAGGCATTGACCAGAATAATGCGAATAACAATATTTCAATTTACCCCAATCCAACAAACTCAACCATTCATTTTAAATTAAACATTTCTGAATCTGAAATATTCTCACTTAAAATCTTTAATATCGCAGGACAGAAAATTATGGAAAGTAAAGTTCAAAATGGTGAAAATAATGTTGATGTAAGAAGTCTGCCAGATGGATTGTACTATTTAATTATAGCTTCAAACGATAAGCTGTTATACCGAACAAAATTTACCGTAATTAAGTAA
- a CDS encoding DUF4248 domain-containing protein — MGNNYLEFRVKSYGKSDLAMLYNPQMSVREALRLLMRWIVRNEALCRELEEMGYRKNSKILTPREVEAITRYLGEP, encoded by the coding sequence ATGGGTAATAATTATTTGGAATTCAGAGTAAAGTCTTACGGAAAGTCCGATCTAGCTATGTTGTATAATCCTCAAATGTCTGTGCGCGAGGCGCTTCGTTTGCTCATGCGATGGATTGTGCGTAATGAGGCTCTTTGCAGAGAGTTGGAAGAGATGGGCTACCGCAAGAATAGCAAGATTCTTACACCGAGAGAGGTTGAGGCCATTACGCGCTATCTTGGAGAGCCGTGA